The following proteins are co-located in the bacterium genome:
- a CDS encoding molybdopterin-dependent oxidoreductase, giving the protein MSALSEDPDRLRAPVKKVDGEFVEIGWDEALDLVSSRLAEMRERHGANSVATYLGNPNAHDFASNLSVAPLVRALGTKWRFSASSVDQLPKHFSSCLLFGGVSMFPIPDVDRTDFMLVLGANPLASNGSLMTAPDMRRRLRELRERGGELVVVDPRRSETARVADEHLAIRPGTDALFLFSLVHVLFDEDLVSLGRLADFTNGVDAVRDLAREFSPEAVARSTGLEPEAVRRLARRFAGAPTAVCYGRIGTCTQEFGATSSWLVDVVNVLTGNLDRAGGAMFPWTAHEAADPTPRRKGVVPRGRWHSRVRGLPEFMGELPVSALAEEIEPPGEDRVRALLTIAGNPALSTPNADRLEAALEQLEFMVSIDLYVNETTRHADVILPVTAPLERTNYDMVFHGFSVHQHAKWSPAVLEPPAGVRPLWDVSLELAGRTQGADQAAVEELLLSGLLGATVGMGKACSETDESHAREQLAKHEGPERLLDLMLRAGRFGDRLKEGAEGLSLDSMIESVHGVDLGPMEPRLPEKLGTESGCIELAPELFIEDVARLREAMDREPEELVLVGRRQMRTNNSWMHNVPALAKGKARCTLLVHPEDAALHGIAAGGRVRVRSRVGEVEAPVEISDEMRPGVVSLPHGFGHDVPGARLQVAVERQPGVNSNRLTDEAAIDPLSGNAILNGIPVHVEPA; this is encoded by the coding sequence TTGTCCGCGTTGTCGGAAGATCCGGATCGGCTGCGTGCGCCGGTGAAGAAGGTGGATGGGGAGTTCGTCGAGATCGGCTGGGACGAGGCGCTGGATCTGGTCAGCTCGCGGCTTGCAGAAATGCGCGAGCGTCACGGGGCCAACTCCGTCGCAACCTACCTCGGCAATCCGAATGCCCACGATTTCGCGTCCAATCTTTCCGTCGCGCCGCTCGTACGTGCCCTCGGAACGAAATGGCGCTTCTCCGCCAGCAGCGTCGATCAGCTTCCGAAGCATTTCTCCAGTTGCCTCCTGTTTGGAGGCGTCAGCATGTTCCCCATTCCGGATGTCGACCGGACGGATTTCATGCTCGTTCTCGGCGCCAATCCGTTGGCCTCCAATGGAAGCCTGATGACGGCACCCGATATGCGTCGCCGTCTGCGTGAGCTGCGCGAGCGCGGCGGTGAGCTGGTGGTCGTAGATCCACGGCGTAGCGAGACGGCCCGGGTCGCGGACGAGCACCTGGCGATCCGCCCGGGCACGGATGCGCTCTTCCTCTTCTCTCTCGTGCACGTCCTCTTCGACGAGGATCTCGTTTCGCTGGGAAGGCTGGCGGATTTCACGAACGGTGTGGATGCGGTGCGCGATCTCGCCCGGGAGTTCTCTCCCGAGGCGGTCGCCCGTTCCACCGGGCTCGAGCCGGAGGCCGTTCGCCGACTTGCACGCCGCTTCGCCGGCGCACCGACCGCTGTCTGCTACGGGCGCATCGGTACCTGCACCCAGGAGTTCGGCGCAACATCGAGCTGGCTGGTCGACGTGGTCAATGTGCTGACCGGCAATCTGGATCGGGCGGGGGGAGCCATGTTCCCCTGGACGGCTCACGAGGCGGCCGATCCGACACCGCGCCGAAAGGGTGTCGTACCTCGGGGTCGCTGGCATAGCCGGGTGCGCGGCCTTCCGGAATTCATGGGCGAACTCCCGGTTTCGGCTCTCGCCGAGGAGATCGAACCGCCCGGAGAGGATCGGGTGAGAGCGCTGTTGACGATCGCTGGGAACCCGGCGCTTTCGACGCCAAATGCCGATCGCCTGGAAGCGGCACTCGAACAGCTCGAGTTCATGGTATCGATCGATCTCTACGTGAACGAGACGACGCGTCATGCAGACGTGATCCTTCCGGTCACCGCCCCTCTCGAGCGGACCAACTACGACATGGTGTTCCACGGCTTCTCGGTGCATCAGCACGCCAAGTGGTCGCCCGCCGTCCTCGAGCCTCCGGCGGGGGTACGTCCGCTCTGGGACGTCAGTCTGGAGCTGGCTGGCCGGACGCAGGGCGCGGATCAGGCTGCCGTCGAGGAACTTCTGCTCTCCGGTTTGCTAGGCGCAACGGTTGGCATGGGGAAAGCGTGCTCGGAAACGGACGAGAGCCACGCCCGCGAACAGCTGGCCAAGCACGAGGGACCGGAGCGTCTTCTCGATCTGATGCTCCGGGCCGGAAGGTTTGGGGATCGGCTGAAGGAGGGAGCCGAAGGGCTCTCGCTCGATTCCATGATCGAATCCGTGCACGGCGTGGATCTCGGACCCATGGAGCCGCGTCTGCCCGAGAAGCTCGGCACCGAGAGTGGATGCATCGAGCTGGCCCCAGAACTCTTCATAGAGGACGTTGCCCGGCTCCGCGAGGCGATGGACCGAGAGCCCGAAGAGCTCGTCCTGGTCGGCCGGCGCCAGATGCGCACCAACAACTCCTGGATGCACAACGTGCCTGCCCTCGCCAAAGGAAAGGCGCGCTGCACTCTTCTCGTTCATCCCGAAGACGCAGCTCTTCACGGCATCGCGGCCGGGGGCCGAGTTCGCGTCCGCTCACGGGTGGGTGAGGTGGAAGCACCGGTCGAGATCTCGGACGAGATGCGCCCCGGCGTCGTCAGTCTTCCGCACGGCTTTGGCCACGACGTGCCCGGTGCCCGCCTCCAGGTTGCCGTCGAACGTCAGCCCGGCGTCAACTCGAATCGCCTCACCGACGAAGCCGCCATCGATCCCCTTTCCGGAAACGCCATCCTGAACGGAATTCCCGTTCATGTGGAACCCGCTTGA
- a CDS encoding acyl--CoA ligase, with translation MQPMASVIDRLADSRPDDPAFLGVDDAFTWSDYARRSESFAAHLVALGIDPGERVGIVLPDGPGVHAAFVGCEKAGIVVVGIGPRAGTEEIAHLLALSGARALVARPSHRGTDMAAFAEKCGIAHFVPVAGQLEEDEPAPEGSRRPAIEERRLDVNDLFLLNSTSGTTGLPKCVTHHQARWHHFHELAVEAGEMTDADVFMSVLPAPFGFGLWTAHFTPTLLGAPTVLMERFDAGAMLTAIETHRVSVLAAVSTQFIMMLNAPELAEADLSSLRVLFTGGEAVPYERAAEFEERTGASVLQFYGSNETGALCRTTIRDSRDKRLRTAGRLIDSMQVRLYDDGGNEVTATGVGQPACRGPLTSRGYFGDEAANAKLYTRDGWMLTGDIARIDAEGYLSVIGRTADFIIRGGKNISGPAVEDAVSSHPSVALAAAVAMPDPVYGERVCVYLELLEGEPNLTLEALLEHLQERGVSKEWFPERLIVVDALPRASGGKIAKGELRADIRNRLGAGN, from the coding sequence ATGCAGCCCATGGCCTCCGTGATCGATCGGCTGGCTGACAGCAGGCCAGACGATCCCGCCTTCCTCGGCGTGGACGATGCGTTCACCTGGAGCGACTACGCCAGACGGTCGGAGAGTTTCGCGGCCCACCTCGTCGCGCTCGGGATCGACCCCGGTGAGCGGGTGGGCATCGTGCTTCCGGACGGGCCGGGTGTCCACGCGGCGTTCGTCGGCTGCGAGAAAGCCGGAATCGTCGTGGTGGGGATCGGGCCACGAGCCGGCACGGAAGAGATCGCGCATCTCCTGGCGCTCTCGGGCGCCCGGGCGTTGGTCGCCCGACCCAGTCATCGCGGTACGGACATGGCAGCCTTCGCCGAGAAGTGTGGGATTGCGCATTTCGTGCCCGTCGCAGGGCAGCTCGAAGAGGACGAGCCGGCACCGGAAGGATCTCGCCGGCCCGCAATCGAAGAACGCCGGCTCGATGTGAACGATCTCTTCTTGCTGAACTCGACGTCGGGAACGACCGGCCTTCCGAAATGTGTCACCCACCACCAGGCGCGTTGGCACCACTTCCATGAGCTGGCCGTCGAAGCCGGCGAAATGACCGATGCGGATGTGTTCATGAGCGTCCTACCGGCCCCGTTCGGCTTCGGCTTGTGGACGGCGCATTTCACACCCACTCTGTTGGGCGCCCCGACGGTCCTGATGGAACGATTCGATGCCGGCGCCATGCTTACCGCGATCGAAACCCATCGCGTGAGCGTCCTGGCCGCTGTGAGTACCCAGTTCATCATGATGTTGAACGCGCCAGAGTTGGCAGAGGCCGATCTCTCCTCTCTTCGCGTGCTCTTCACGGGTGGCGAGGCCGTGCCCTACGAACGGGCAGCCGAATTCGAAGAACGCACCGGCGCGTCGGTCCTGCAGTTCTATGGCTCCAACGAGACCGGTGCGCTCTGCCGGACGACGATCCGGGATAGCCGTGACAAGCGCCTGCGAACCGCGGGCCGATTGATCGACAGCATGCAGGTGCGGCTCTACGACGATGGCGGCAATGAAGTGACCGCGACGGGCGTTGGCCAGCCCGCCTGCCGGGGGCCGCTCACCAGCCGTGGTTACTTCGGGGACGAAGCCGCCAACGCGAAGCTCTATACCAGGGACGGCTGGATGCTGACCGGTGACATCGCGCGCATCGATGCGGAGGGCTACCTGAGCGTGATCGGTCGAACGGCGGATTTCATCATCCGCGGTGGCAAGAACATCAGCGGCCCCGCCGTGGAGGACGCGGTTTCGAGCCACCCGTCCGTGGCTCTCGCCGCCGCGGTGGCCATGCCCGACCCGGTCTACGGAGAGCGGGTGTGTGTCTATCTGGAGCTCCTGGAAGGTGAGCCGAATCTCACGCTCGAGGCGCTTCTGGAGCATCTGCAGGAACGAGGGGTCTCCAAGGAGTGGTTTCCCGAGCGGTTGATCGTGGTCGATGCCCTCCCCAGGGCCTCCGGAGGGAAGATCGCCAAGGGAGAGCTTCGGGCGGATATCCGGAACCGGCTCGGAGCCGGCAACTAG
- a CDS encoding amidohydrolase: MSSTDELLAAAREIQPEVIDLRRRIHAEPELGLDLPATREKVLASLEGLPLEIALHEKTSGIVATLRGGKPGRKILLRGDMDALPMPEDTDLPFRSTREGAMHACGHDAHTAMLAGAARLLADRRDELAGEVVFMFQPGEEGFAGARSMIEEGVLEGCEAAFALHITPIMPSGVMGTRTGALMASADFFHVAVKGRGGHASMPHDCVDPVPVACEIVQAMQSFITRRIPATDPAVLTVTQIHGGTTGNVIPEEVTLHGTLRALSERSRELAQAGIRQIAEHVARAHGTEAHVEIVVGYPVTMNDGRAARLMLDVARDVTGGSAVEMPQPVMGAEDFSYVLNEIPGAMGFLGVRPKGEGPAAPCHSNRMLLDEAGMVYGTAFHAAVAMRMLETGFPG, from the coding sequence ATGAGCTCCACCGATGAGTTGCTAGCTGCCGCCCGGGAGATCCAGCCAGAGGTCATCGATCTGCGACGACGAATCCACGCTGAGCCCGAGTTGGGCCTCGATCTCCCCGCGACTCGCGAGAAGGTGCTCGCGAGTCTCGAAGGGCTTCCGCTCGAGATCGCGCTTCACGAAAAGACGAGTGGGATCGTGGCCACCTTGCGGGGTGGCAAGCCCGGGCGAAAGATCCTGCTGCGTGGCGACATGGATGCCCTGCCCATGCCCGAAGATACGGACTTGCCCTTCCGCTCGACGCGGGAGGGTGCCATGCACGCGTGTGGCCATGATGCGCATACCGCGATGCTCGCCGGTGCCGCACGGCTACTGGCAGATCGCCGGGACGAATTGGCGGGTGAGGTGGTGTTCATGTTCCAGCCCGGCGAGGAGGGCTTCGCCGGTGCAAGGTCCATGATCGAGGAGGGTGTGCTCGAGGGTTGCGAGGCCGCTTTCGCGTTGCACATCACGCCGATCATGCCGTCGGGGGTGATGGGAACCCGGACGGGTGCCTTGATGGCTTCGGCAGATTTCTTCCACGTGGCCGTCAAGGGCCGCGGAGGCCACGCCTCGATGCCCCACGATTGCGTGGATCCCGTCCCCGTAGCCTGCGAGATCGTCCAGGCCATGCAGAGCTTCATCACGCGGCGCATTCCAGCTACGGACCCGGCGGTCTTGACGGTCACCCAGATCCACGGCGGCACGACGGGGAACGTGATTCCGGAAGAGGTCACACTTCATGGGACGCTTCGTGCACTCTCCGAGCGTTCCCGTGAGCTGGCCCAGGCGGGGATTCGTCAGATTGCAGAGCATGTGGCGCGGGCTCATGGGACCGAAGCCCACGTGGAGATCGTCGTCGGCTATCCGGTGACAATGAACGACGGTCGTGCAGCGCGTCTGATGCTCGACGTCGCTCGGGACGTAACCGGGGGTAGCGCCGTCGAGATGCCCCAACCGGTCATGGGGGCCGAAGATTTTTCGTACGTGTTGAACGAGATTCCCGGAGCGATGGGTTTTCTGGGTGTGCGCCCCAAGGGCGAAGGCCCCGCGGCGCCATGCCATTCGAACCGCATGCTGCTCGATGAAGCGGGGATGGTGTACGGCACGGCATTCCATGCCGCGGTTGCGATGCGGATGCTCGAAACGGGATTTCCCGGTTAG
- a CDS encoding alcohol dehydrogenase catalytic domain-containing protein — protein sequence MRAVRCGEKGIEVVEIEAPRGEGVRVSVRAAGICGSDLHLISGPMPPPTTLGHEIAGVTDDGTPVAVEPLSPCMECAPCRSGEYNLCERGPTIIHGVFQEGGMADEMLVPERAIVRLPHGLDPANASLVEPLAVALHGLRLAGQHAGQRVLVVGAGPIGLLAAFGARAGGAKVDVVARHDHQREAAARLGCGEPEGTYDLVVEAAGTESAAAAAVEACRPAGTVVLVASYWDGQLSLPAFPLCLKEIRIVPASLYCTHGAMRDIDVAAGLLARHPEVPECLITHRFPLDSAAEAFGTAGKREAGAIKVVLEP from the coding sequence GTGAGGGCCGTTCGTTGCGGTGAGAAGGGCATCGAGGTCGTCGAGATCGAGGCACCTCGGGGTGAGGGCGTGCGCGTGAGCGTACGCGCGGCCGGGATCTGCGGCTCCGATCTGCATCTGATCAGTGGCCCGATGCCGCCGCCGACCACCCTGGGCCACGAGATTGCCGGGGTGACCGACGACGGAACGCCGGTAGCAGTCGAGCCGCTCTCGCCTTGCATGGAGTGCGCGCCCTGTCGTTCGGGGGAATACAACCTGTGCGAGAGGGGTCCGACCATCATTCATGGCGTGTTTCAAGAGGGAGGTATGGCCGACGAGATGCTCGTGCCCGAGCGGGCCATCGTGCGCCTGCCCCATGGCCTCGACCCGGCCAACGCGAGCCTCGTCGAACCCCTGGCCGTCGCCCTGCATGGCCTGAGACTGGCGGGGCAGCATGCGGGTCAGCGCGTGCTCGTGGTAGGTGCCGGGCCGATCGGCCTGCTTGCGGCCTTCGGGGCCCGAGCGGGGGGCGCGAAGGTGGATGTCGTCGCGCGGCATGACCACCAACGTGAAGCTGCCGCGAGGCTCGGCTGCGGTGAGCCCGAGGGAACCTACGACCTCGTCGTCGAGGCTGCTGGTACCGAGAGCGCGGCCGCAGCAGCTGTCGAAGCGTGTCGCCCGGCTGGCACGGTGGTGCTGGTCGCCTCCTATTGGGACGGTCAGCTGAGCTTGCCGGCCTTTCCCCTATGCCTGAAGGAGATTCGCATCGTCCCCGCGTCGCTCTACTGCACGCATGGTGCCATGCGGGATATCGACGTGGCGGCAGGGTTGTTGGCCCGGCATCCGGAAGTCCCAGAGTGCTTGATCACGCATCGGTTCCCATTGGATTCCGCAGCGGAGGCCTTCGGAACCGCGGGGAAGCGGGAGGCTGGCGCGATCAAGGTCGTGCTCGAGCCGTAG
- a CDS encoding carboxylesterase/lipase family protein, with protein sequence MRDNIERFGGDPKSVAIFGQSAGGMSVGTLLGAPRARPLFHRAICQSGAADHVIDRNEAADVAQILLRELGQRRPTPASLAEIPLGQLLAAQRAILTRASNLSNLMVLLPAVDGDLIPRQPLAALRAGEAAGIPIVTGATLDEWRLFRMIDHGIGRFSQADLVDRFREVLPSLPHAPRADVAARRFREALGERSVASRPSDVWSAFQSARTFHHPSNRLAEAHHAGGGEAYSYLFTWRAPAMRRSVGACHAIEIPFVFGSTSHPIARPLTGLSAKAGKLSRRLQHAWIGFARHGTPGHERLPRWPTYDPERRSTLIFGRDCALAESPLDEERQLIDRWLGDGPIRGRPLRHGSHNATRMRAHAWLGSPQTSDA encoded by the coding sequence GTGCGTGACAACATCGAGCGCTTCGGCGGCGATCCGAAGAGCGTGGCGATCTTCGGGCAATCTGCCGGTGGCATGAGTGTCGGCACGCTGCTCGGCGCACCGCGAGCACGCCCACTCTTCCACCGCGCGATCTGCCAGAGCGGCGCGGCCGACCACGTGATCGATCGGAACGAGGCCGCGGACGTCGCCCAGATCCTGCTTCGGGAGCTCGGCCAGCGTCGGCCGACCCCCGCATCCCTGGCCGAGATTCCCCTCGGTCAACTCCTTGCCGCCCAGCGCGCGATCCTCACCCGCGCTTCAAACCTCAGCAATCTGATGGTGCTGCTGCCCGCCGTCGATGGCGATCTGATTCCCCGTCAACCGCTTGCCGCGCTGCGGGCCGGTGAAGCCGCAGGCATACCGATCGTTACCGGTGCCACGCTCGACGAATGGCGATTGTTCCGCATGATCGATCATGGCATCGGACGCTTCAGCCAGGCGGATCTGGTCGATCGTTTTCGCGAGGTGCTACCGAGCCTTCCCCACGCACCTCGGGCGGATGTCGCCGCCCGGCGGTTCCGCGAGGCCCTGGGCGAACGATCCGTCGCGTCGCGCCCCAGCGATGTATGGAGCGCATTCCAGAGCGCCCGCACCTTTCATCACCCGTCCAACCGGCTGGCCGAGGCGCACCACGCCGGGGGTGGCGAGGCCTACTCCTATCTCTTTACCTGGCGGGCGCCGGCAATGCGGCGCTCGGTCGGCGCATGCCACGCCATCGAGATCCCCTTCGTGTTCGGCTCGACCTCGCATCCGATCGCGCGTCCACTCACCGGGCTCTCGGCCAAGGCGGGGAAACTCTCGCGGCGGCTGCAACATGCCTGGATCGGGTTTGCGCGCCACGGCACACCGGGGCACGAGCGACTGCCCCGCTGGCCTACCTATGATCCCGAGCGGCGCTCGACGTTGATCTTCGGACGCGACTGCGCCCTCGCGGAGAGCCCGTTGGACGAGGAGCGCCAACTGATCGACCGATGGCTAGGCGACGGCCCGATCCGCGGTCGCCCCTTGCGCCACGGCAGCCACAACGCCACCCGCATGCGCGCCCACGCCTGGCTCGGAAGTCCCCAGACCAGCGACGCCTGA
- a CDS encoding carboxylesterase family protein encodes MVQAVAETLSGRVRGRDLGGVVSFQGVPFAAAPRGEFRFLPPRPPEPWAGVRDAQQSGPAAPQFSLPAFSWINAAAGPLGDDCLSVNVWTPAADDARRPVLVWIHGGGFLVGSGSTAVYDGAALAERGDVVVVSINYRLGVLGFSHLGLLGLEGLEEATNGASGIRLPRSNGCVTTSSASAAIRRAWRSSGNLPVA; translated from the coding sequence GTGGTGCAAGCAGTTGCTGAGACGCTCTCGGGCCGTGTCCGAGGGCGAGACCTGGGGGGGGTGGTTTCGTTTCAAGGCGTGCCGTTCGCGGCGGCGCCTCGGGGTGAGTTTCGCTTCCTGCCGCCCAGGCCCCCGGAGCCCTGGGCCGGCGTCCGGGATGCCCAGCAATCGGGACCGGCAGCGCCCCAGTTCTCCTTGCCGGCCTTCTCCTGGATCAATGCGGCGGCGGGCCCGCTGGGAGACGACTGCCTCTCGGTAAACGTCTGGACCCCGGCCGCGGACGACGCAAGGCGCCCCGTGCTGGTCTGGATCCACGGCGGCGGCTTCCTGGTGGGCTCTGGCTCGACGGCGGTCTACGACGGCGCCGCACTGGCCGAGCGGGGCGATGTCGTGGTGGTCTCGATCAACTACCGCCTCGGCGTACTCGGCTTCTCGCACCTCGGGCTGCTCGGCCTCGAGGGCCTGGAAGAAGCCACGAACGGGGCATCCGGGATCAGATTGCCGCGCTCGAATGGGTGCGTGACAACATCGAGCGCTTCGGCGGCGATCCGAAGAGCGTGGCGATCTTCGGGCAATCTGCCGGTGGCATGA
- a CDS encoding enoyl-CoA hydratase/isomerase family protein yields MPALLVERKGAIATLINNDPPRNRMSLAFMDELEEQIALLGADTSVRALVLTGSGDEHFSVGMDLKELPEGAKRMGSIEAVFDQRLRVLAAIEALEKPVVALMYGYCLGGGLELPLACHFRLAASEGAKIGLPEMDLGSVPAWGGTARLTRCVGRDHALDMILRAKKISGEEALRIGLVHELWPIGELRARGEALAEELAAQPALGVAGVLRCVVGAGDAPLDEALAEERRAVMATMGTPDQQEGMRAFLEKRRPVFNQG; encoded by the coding sequence ATGCCTGCACTGCTGGTCGAGCGCAAGGGCGCCATCGCCACGCTGATCAACAACGACCCGCCCCGGAACCGGATGAGCCTGGCCTTCATGGACGAGCTCGAGGAGCAGATCGCGCTGCTGGGCGCCGACACGTCGGTTCGCGCGCTCGTGCTGACCGGATCCGGCGACGAGCATTTCTCTGTCGGAATGGATCTCAAGGAACTCCCCGAAGGCGCGAAACGCATGGGCAGTATCGAGGCTGTCTTCGATCAGCGACTACGCGTCTTGGCTGCCATCGAAGCGCTCGAAAAGCCGGTGGTCGCCCTGATGTACGGCTACTGCCTGGGAGGAGGCCTCGAGCTTCCCCTGGCTTGCCACTTCCGCCTGGCGGCGTCTGAAGGCGCGAAGATCGGACTGCCTGAGATGGATCTGGGCTCGGTGCCTGCTTGGGGCGGTACGGCCCGCCTCACCCGCTGCGTAGGCCGCGACCACGCGCTCGACATGATCCTTCGGGCCAAGAAGATTTCCGGCGAGGAGGCCTTGCGCATCGGCCTCGTCCACGAACTCTGGCCGATCGGAGAACTCCGTGCCCGTGGCGAAGCCCTGGCGGAGGAGCTGGCCGCACAGCCGGCGCTAGGTGTCGCCGGCGTGTTGCGATGCGTCGTCGGCGCGGGAGATGCCCCACTCGACGAGGCGCTGGCAGAGGAGCGCCGCGCGGTCATGGCAACGATGGGGACACCCGACCAGCAAGAGGGAATGCGGGCGTTTCTCGAAAAGCGACGACCCGTTTTCAACCAAGGCTGA